In one Aeromicrobium erythreum genomic region, the following are encoded:
- a CDS encoding glyoxalase superfamily protein: MSRPPVQAVPILRVLDVDASLPWWMRLGFAEEFRHVFEPGLPRFVGVARDGCRVYLSEHAGDAPGPALVYLWVPDVDRIAADLGADVEQVPWARECEVTDPDGNRVRVATAT; encoded by the coding sequence ATGAGCCGCCCACCGGTCCAGGCCGTCCCGATCCTGCGCGTCCTCGACGTCGACGCGTCACTGCCCTGGTGGATGCGGCTCGGTTTCGCCGAGGAGTTCCGCCACGTCTTCGAGCCCGGCCTGCCGCGGTTCGTCGGCGTCGCGCGCGACGGGTGCCGGGTGTACCTGTCCGAGCACGCGGGTGACGCGCCCGGGCCGGCGCTGGTCTACCTGTGGGTGCCCGACGTCGACCGGATCGCCGCCGACCTGGGCGCCGACGTCGAGCAGGTTCCCTGGGCGCGGGAGTGCGAGGTCACCGACCCCGACGGCAACCGGGTCCGGGTGGCGACGGCGACCTGA
- a CDS encoding type II toxin-antitoxin system VapC family toxin: MIVLDTNVVSEALRRQPDERVLAWLESLTDDVAITAVTLAELLAGVRRLPAGRRRTSLSVAIDAAVEPYRETRAILPFDDAAAGEYAEVLATRERDGRPIHTADAQIAAICRVASATCATRNVADFDGTGIRLLDPWTA, encoded by the coding sequence GTGATCGTCCTCGACACCAACGTCGTCTCCGAGGCCCTGCGGCGTCAGCCCGACGAGCGCGTGCTCGCGTGGCTGGAGTCGCTGACCGACGACGTCGCCATCACGGCGGTCACCCTCGCCGAGCTGCTGGCAGGCGTGCGCAGGCTGCCGGCCGGTCGGCGCCGCACGAGCCTCTCGGTCGCGATCGACGCCGCGGTCGAGCCGTACCGCGAGACGCGGGCGATCCTGCCGTTCGACGACGCCGCTGCCGGCGAGTACGCGGAGGTGCTGGCGACGCGCGAGCGCGACGGTCGCCCCATCCACACGGCGGATGCGCAGATCGCCGCGATCTGCCGCGTCGCGAGCGCCACCTGCGCGACGCGGAACGTCGCCGACTTCGACGGCACCGGAATCCGGCTCCTCGACCCCTGGACTGCCTGA
- a CDS encoding FitA-like ribbon-helix-helix domain-containing protein, whose product MTSIVVRGLEESVKKRLAEQARENGRSMEAEARDILTRGTRRPHIGLALLRAGQEAGGFDDVELPGRTDEARAADLE is encoded by the coding sequence GTGACCTCGATCGTGGTCCGCGGGCTGGAGGAGTCCGTCAAGAAGCGTCTCGCCGAGCAGGCGCGGGAGAACGGCAGGTCGATGGAGGCGGAGGCCCGCGACATCCTCACGCGAGGCACACGTCGCCCCCACATCGGGCTCGCCCTGCTGCGGGCGGGGCAGGAGGCGGGCGGGTTCGACGACGTCGAGCTGCCGGGTCGCACCGACGAGGCCCGCGCGGCGGACCTCGAGTGA
- the ychF gene encoding redox-regulated ATPase YchF, with protein sequence MALSIGIVGLPNAGKSTLFNALTKNDVLAANYPFATIEPNVGVVGVPDSRLDKLAEIFGSAKILPATVQFVDIAGIVRGASEGEGMGNAFLSHIRESDAICQVTRVFRDEDVTHVDGKVDPGSDIETISTELILADLQTVEKAVPRLEKESRKDKELVAQLEEARKAQTALESGTGVLNAGLDLALLRDLHLLTAKRFLFVFNCDADELADEALKQKMRDLVAPAEAVFLDAKSEAELVELGDDEEAEAMRAEMLAEMGVEEPGLDALARVGFATLGLQTYLTAGPKEARAWTIKQGATAPEAAGVIHTDFQKGFIKAEIVSFDDLVAAGSMNDAKAAGKVRMEGKDYVMADGDVVEFRFNV encoded by the coding sequence GTGGCACTCAGCATCGGCATCGTCGGACTCCCCAACGCGGGCAAGTCGACCCTCTTCAACGCCCTGACCAAGAACGACGTCCTCGCGGCGAACTACCCGTTCGCGACGATCGAGCCGAACGTCGGCGTGGTCGGCGTCCCCGACTCCCGGCTCGACAAGCTCGCGGAGATCTTCGGGTCGGCCAAGATCCTGCCCGCGACGGTCCAGTTCGTCGACATCGCCGGCATCGTGCGCGGTGCGTCGGAGGGCGAGGGCATGGGCAACGCGTTCCTGTCGCACATCCGCGAGTCCGACGCGATCTGCCAGGTCACCCGCGTGTTCCGCGACGAGGACGTCACGCACGTCGACGGCAAGGTCGACCCGGGCAGCGACATCGAGACCATCTCGACCGAGCTGATCCTCGCCGACCTGCAGACCGTCGAGAAGGCGGTGCCGCGCCTGGAGAAGGAGTCGCGCAAGGACAAGGAGCTCGTCGCGCAGCTGGAGGAGGCCCGCAAGGCCCAGACCGCGCTGGAGTCGGGCACGGGCGTGCTGAACGCGGGTCTCGACCTCGCGCTGCTGCGTGACCTGCACCTGCTGACCGCGAAGCGGTTCCTGTTCGTGTTCAACTGCGACGCCGACGAGCTGGCCGACGAGGCCCTCAAGCAGAAGATGCGCGACCTCGTCGCCCCCGCCGAGGCCGTGTTCCTCGACGCGAAGAGCGAGGCCGAGCTGGTCGAGCTCGGCGACGACGAGGAGGCCGAGGCGATGCGTGCGGAGATGCTCGCCGAGATGGGCGTGGAGGAGCCGGGCCTCGACGCGCTGGCCCGCGTCGGCTTCGCGACCCTCGGCCTGCAGACCTACCTGACGGCGGGCCCGAAGGAGGCGCGCGCCTGGACGATCAAGCAGGGCGCGACCGCCCCCGAGGCCGCCGGCGTCATCCACACCGACTTCCAGAAGGGCTTCATCAAGGCCGAGATCGTCTCCTTCGACGACCTCGTCGCCGCCGGGTCGATGAACGACGCCAAGGCAGCCGGCAAGGTCCGGATGGAGGGCAAGGACTACGTGATGGCCGACGGCGACGTGGTGGAGTTCCGCTTCAACGTGTGA
- a CDS encoding GNAT family N-acetyltransferase, with translation MLPDRVETERLLLRPFEPDDAGALFGWFSLPEVARWSGTGEPMRDVAEAEARIARMPERAGSHPAAGILAVCPDEALPPVGMVMLVPIPASAGRERGHGAGDWEVGWHLHPRAWGRGYATEAASALLERAASAGLPRVVAVTHPDNAPSQAVCRRLGMSDLGLRDDWYDRTLRAFALPLPAVGTPAPHQ, from the coding sequence ATGCTTCCCGACCGCGTCGAGACGGAGCGGTTGCTGCTGCGGCCGTTCGAGCCGGACGACGCCGGTGCGCTGTTCGGCTGGTTCTCGCTGCCGGAGGTGGCTCGGTGGAGCGGCACCGGCGAGCCCATGCGCGACGTCGCGGAGGCAGAGGCGCGGATCGCGCGCATGCCGGAACGAGCCGGCTCGCACCCGGCGGCCGGGATCCTCGCGGTCTGTCCCGACGAGGCGCTGCCCCCGGTGGGCATGGTGATGCTCGTGCCGATCCCCGCCTCGGCAGGCCGGGAGCGCGGCCACGGTGCGGGCGACTGGGAGGTCGGCTGGCACCTGCACCCGCGCGCCTGGGGCAGGGGCTACGCGACCGAGGCGGCGTCGGCGCTCCTGGAGCGTGCCGCGTCGGCCGGGCTGCCCCGCGTGGTCGCGGTGACGCATCCGGACAACGCACCCTCGCAGGCGGTCTGCCGCCGGCTCGGCATGAGCGACCTCGGACTGCGCGACGACTGGTACGACCGCACGCTGCGTGCCTTCGCCCTGCCTCTCCCGGCGGTCGGGACCCCCGCCCCGCACCAGTAG
- a CDS encoding antibiotic biosynthesis monooxygenase family protein, with the protein MTVIKINAITVPAENGDELAHRFAARAGAVDGSEGFEGFELLKPTDDREQWLVVTRWRDEESFQAWLQSPAFAHGHRSESERAGGEEPQPVASHSELWSYTVAGGSPGHA; encoded by the coding sequence ATGACCGTCATCAAGATCAACGCGATCACCGTCCCCGCCGAGAACGGCGACGAGCTGGCGCACCGGTTCGCCGCCCGCGCCGGTGCCGTGGACGGGTCGGAGGGCTTCGAGGGCTTCGAGCTGCTGAAGCCGACCGACGACCGCGAGCAGTGGCTCGTCGTCACCCGCTGGCGCGACGAGGAGTCGTTCCAGGCCTGGCTGCAGTCCCCGGCGTTCGCGCACGGGCACCGGTCGGAGTCCGAGCGTGCCGGCGGCGAGGAGCCCCAGCCGGTCGCCTCGCACAGCGAGCTCTGGAGCTACACCGTCGCGGGCGGCTCGCCCGGACACGCCTGA
- a CDS encoding DUF6542 domain-containing protein, producing MAATVATTRVGLAPNDVGARRTILLAFVALLLVTLLDVSTDGRLGAVFSVGFVLTAVTVPLAIDVRSLLPAGVLPPILLVVCVGLAAALSPDAVEVAGLPEGTGWFGRTLTGTIDRGVTLLVGHGLALLTIVARILLDPHHPRRTRRMR from the coding sequence ATGGCCGCCACCGTGGCAACCACACGCGTCGGGCTGGCCCCCAACGACGTCGGGGCCCGCCGGACGATCCTGCTCGCGTTCGTGGCGCTGCTGCTCGTCACGCTGCTCGACGTCAGCACCGACGGTCGGCTCGGTGCGGTGTTCTCGGTGGGCTTCGTGCTCACCGCGGTCACCGTGCCGCTCGCGATCGACGTCCGCTCGCTGCTGCCCGCAGGCGTGCTGCCACCGATCCTGCTGGTCGTGTGCGTGGGGCTCGCGGCCGCGCTGTCGCCCGACGCGGTCGAGGTCGCGGGGCTGCCGGAGGGCACCGGCTGGTTCGGTCGCACGCTCACCGGCACGATCGACCGGGGCGTCACGCTCCTCGTGGGCCACGGGCTCGCGCTGCTGACCATCGTCGCGCGCATCCTCCTCGACCCGCACCACCCCCGCCGCACCCGCCGGATGCGTTGA
- a CDS encoding class I SAM-dependent methyltransferase gives MEEYQRLNRAMWDSRAARHAASTSYDLDRYRRDPHAISDVVRFDQPRLGDITGLDVVHLQCHIGTDTLSLHRLGGRVTGLDLSPASLDEARRLAADVGAEITYVESDVHAAPDVLGRGAFDVVYTGIGAVCWLPSIDRWAATVAALLRPGGRLVFRDCHPMLGTLEVVDGRIEMVYPYAEHVRPLVFTDTASYVDPDDHSLPGLPSHEWSHGLAEILTALLAHGMTLETVLEHDSVPWVPLPGFMSPHPDLPGEHRLTDRPERLAASFTIVAMLSR, from the coding sequence GTGGAGGAGTACCAGCGGCTCAACCGAGCCATGTGGGACAGCCGCGCCGCGCGACACGCCGCCTCGACGTCCTACGACCTCGACCGGTACCGCCGCGACCCGCACGCCATCAGCGACGTCGTCCGCTTCGACCAGCCGCGGCTCGGCGACATCACCGGGCTCGACGTCGTCCACCTGCAGTGCCACATCGGCACCGACACCCTCAGCCTGCACCGGCTCGGCGGACGCGTCACCGGCCTCGACCTCTCCCCCGCCTCCCTCGACGAGGCCCGACGCCTCGCGGCCGACGTCGGTGCCGAGATCACCTACGTCGAGTCCGACGTGCACGCCGCGCCCGACGTCCTGGGACGCGGCGCCTTCGACGTCGTCTACACCGGTATCGGCGCCGTGTGCTGGCTCCCGAGCATCGACCGCTGGGCGGCCACCGTCGCGGCGCTGCTGCGCCCGGGTGGACGCCTGGTCTTCCGCGACTGCCACCCGATGCTCGGCACGCTCGAGGTCGTCGACGGGCGGATCGAGATGGTCTACCCGTACGCCGAGCACGTGCGGCCGTTGGTCTTCACCGACACCGCGTCCTACGTCGACCCCGACGACCACTCGCTGCCGGGGCTGCCGTCGCACGAGTGGTCGCACGGCCTCGCCGAGATCCTCACCGCGCTGCTCGCCCACGGGATGACGCTGGAGACCGTCCTCGAGCACGACTCCGTGCCCTGGGTGCCGCTGCCCGGGTTCATGTCGCCGCACCCCGACCTCCCGGGCGAGCACCGGCTCACCGACCGACCGGAGCGGCTCGCGGCCAGCTTCACGATCGTCGCGATGCTCAGCCGCTGA
- a CDS encoding YdeI/OmpD-associated family protein: MNELHLTTTLEPRGPAAAIVLSDEQVAVLGDAKAFPVVVTIGASTARLRLARMGGENLVGLSKAARAELGVEVGQEVDVVLRPDDAPREVEVPAALAEALDAAGLRAAFDALAPSRRKEHARSVADAKGDDTRARRVQKVLDALSG, translated from the coding sequence ATGAACGAGCTGCACCTGACGACCACGCTGGAGCCGCGTGGGCCCGCCGCCGCGATCGTCCTGTCCGACGAGCAGGTCGCCGTGCTCGGTGACGCGAAGGCCTTCCCCGTGGTCGTGACGATCGGCGCCTCGACCGCGCGCCTGCGGCTCGCCCGCATGGGTGGCGAGAACCTCGTGGGCCTCAGCAAGGCGGCGCGCGCCGAGCTCGGTGTGGAGGTGGGGCAGGAGGTCGACGTCGTGCTGCGCCCCGACGACGCGCCGCGCGAGGTCGAGGTGCCTGCGGCCCTGGCCGAGGCGCTCGACGCTGCCGGTCTGCGGGCCGCTTTCGACGCCCTGGCCCCGTCGCGACGCAAGGAGCACGCTCGCAGCGTGGCCGACGCGAAGGGTGACGACACCCGCGCGCGCCGCGTGCAGAAGGTGCTCGACGCCCTCAGCGGCTGA
- the ggt gene encoding gamma-glutamyltransferase, protein MTARLTVRAVTGLAAGALAASALVATTTPADAGPRPSRPPVASPTAYGSGGAVASVDAEASKVGLEVLRRGGNAADAAVATASALGVTEPYSAGIGGGGYFVYYDAKRKKVSTIDGRETAPAGITRDAFIDPSTGKPYRFTPELVSSGVAVGVPGTPATWEAALRDHGRWSLRQALAPSIKLAERGFMVDRTFRSQTLDNKDRFAAFPDTARLFLPGGDAPQVGSTFRNPELARTLSLIAAKGPRAFYTGSVARDVARTVQAPPKDPASDLPAPPGSLTERDLATYRVDRQAPTHARYRGLDVYGMAPSSSGGIAVGEALNILEGYRLGGGARLGSSLHLFLEASARAFADRAAYVGDVPDVPVRTLLSQRFADSRACSIDPTQASQRPVAAGALDGDPCTTRAAEEKPDTENISTTHLSVVDRWGNAASYTLTIEQTGGSAITVPGRGFLLNNELTDFTAVYDPKDPNRIEPGKRPRSSMSPTIVLDRGRVKYVVGSPGGATIITTVLQVLLNRIDLGMTLPQAVAAPRASQRNAAVTPAEPAFIEQYGGLLAPFGQQLTPSGDAFTSQAEIGAVAAIEQDRRGRLTAVAEPQRRGGGTALVVRPDRR, encoded by the coding sequence ATGACCGCACGACTGACCGTCCGCGCCGTGACCGGGCTCGCCGCAGGAGCTCTCGCGGCCAGCGCGCTCGTCGCCACCACGACACCCGCCGACGCCGGGCCGCGGCCGTCGCGACCACCTGTGGCGTCGCCGACCGCCTACGGGTCCGGCGGTGCCGTGGCCTCCGTCGACGCGGAGGCCTCGAAGGTGGGTCTGGAGGTGCTGCGTCGCGGTGGCAACGCGGCCGACGCCGCGGTCGCCACCGCGTCCGCGCTCGGTGTGACGGAGCCGTACAGCGCGGGCATCGGGGGCGGCGGCTACTTCGTCTACTACGACGCCAAGCGCAAGAAGGTCAGCACCATCGACGGTCGCGAGACCGCGCCCGCCGGCATCACGCGCGACGCATTCATCGACCCCTCCACCGGCAAGCCGTACCGGTTCACGCCCGAGCTCGTCTCCTCCGGCGTAGCCGTCGGCGTGCCAGGCACCCCCGCCACCTGGGAGGCCGCCCTACGCGACCACGGTCGCTGGTCGTTGCGCCAGGCGCTCGCCCCGTCCATCAAGCTCGCCGAGCGGGGGTTCATGGTCGACCGGACGTTCCGCAGCCAGACGCTCGACAACAAGGACCGGTTCGCGGCCTTCCCCGACACCGCCCGGCTGTTCCTGCCCGGCGGCGACGCGCCCCAGGTCGGCAGCACCTTCCGCAACCCCGAGCTGGCCCGCACGCTGTCGCTGATCGCGGCGAAGGGGCCGCGCGCCTTCTACACCGGGTCCGTCGCCCGCGACGTCGCGCGCACGGTCCAGGCGCCGCCGAAGGACCCCGCGTCCGACCTGCCGGCACCTCCCGGCTCCCTGACCGAGCGTGACCTCGCGACGTACCGGGTCGACCGCCAGGCGCCGACCCACGCGCGGTACCGCGGTCTCGACGTGTACGGCATGGCCCCGTCGTCGTCGGGCGGCATCGCCGTCGGCGAGGCGCTGAACATCCTCGAGGGCTACCGCCTGGGCGGCGGCGCCCGCCTCGGCTCGTCGCTGCACCTGTTCCTCGAGGCGTCGGCGCGGGCGTTCGCCGACCGCGCGGCGTACGTGGGCGACGTCCCCGACGTCCCCGTCCGCACCCTGCTCAGCCAGCGCTTCGCCGACTCGCGGGCCTGCTCCATCGACCCCACGCAGGCGTCGCAGCGGCCGGTGGCGGCGGGAGCGCTCGACGGCGACCCCTGCACCACCCGGGCCGCCGAGGAGAAGCCGGACACCGAGAACATCTCCACCACCCACCTCTCGGTCGTCGACCGCTGGGGCAACGCCGCGTCCTACACGTTGACCATCGAGCAGACCGGCGGCTCGGCGATCACGGTGCCGGGGCGCGGGTTCCTGCTCAACAACGAGCTCACCGACTTCACGGCCGTGTACGACCCGAAGGACCCGAACCGGATCGAGCCCGGCAAGCGGCCGCGCTCGTCGATGTCGCCGACGATCGTGCTCGACCGCGGCCGGGTGAAGTACGTGGTCGGCTCACCGGGCGGTGCCACCATCATCACGACGGTGCTGCAGGTGCTGCTCAACCGCATCGACCTCGGCATGACGTTGCCGCAGGCGGTCGCCGCGCCACGCGCGTCGCAGCGCAACGCGGCCGTCACGCCCGCCGAGCCGGCCTTCATCGAGCAGTACGGCGGGCTGCTCGCCCCCTTCGGCCAGCAGCTGACGCCGTCGGGCGACGCGTTCACGTCGCAGGCGGAGATCGGCGCGGTGGCTGCGATCGAGCAGGACCGCCGCGGCCGCCTCACCGCCGTCGCCGAGCCGCAGCGTCGCGGTGGCGGCACCGCGCTGGTGGTGCGACCCGACCGCCGCTAG
- a CDS encoding serine hydrolase domain-containing protein, with product MSRRTSTAALLLAGDEEYWRASGWHRGDAPVRWGSVSKVLTAGLAHAMVERGTWAWDTRVEEVLDSTSPITVAELVRHRSGLPRTAPGQRRELLDPYRRWTRERFDHDVLPELDALVDQRRRVVGEYSNLGYAVLTRMLKEVGGPWLEQVRSTLVEPAGLDPTAFDVARRTGERDDVVEALSIWGRPLDEWVIGDGPFVGAAGLVATLDDMAALVRASADGGLLDPSRQPHAWRVDDGLAVHHGALMRCGAVVAWRPATGIVGVASAVGGRAAFADRRAADVLDQLASAAASEEGEMS from the coding sequence ATGAGCAGACGGACCAGCACGGCCGCCCTGCTCCTCGCCGGCGACGAGGAGTACTGGCGGGCGTCCGGATGGCACCGCGGCGACGCGCCGGTCCGGTGGGGCTCGGTGTCGAAGGTCCTGACGGCCGGGCTGGCCCACGCGATGGTCGAGCGCGGCACGTGGGCCTGGGACACGAGGGTCGAGGAGGTGCTTGACTCGACGTCGCCGATCACCGTGGCCGAGCTCGTCCGGCATCGGTCGGGGCTGCCGCGCACTGCGCCAGGTCAGCGCCGCGAGCTCCTCGATCCCTACCGGCGGTGGACGCGAGAGCGGTTCGATCACGACGTGCTGCCCGAGCTCGACGCGCTCGTCGACCAGCGTCGTCGGGTGGTGGGCGAGTACTCCAACCTCGGCTACGCGGTGCTGACGCGGATGCTGAAGGAGGTCGGCGGACCGTGGCTGGAGCAGGTGCGGAGCACGCTCGTCGAGCCGGCCGGTCTCGACCCGACCGCGTTCGACGTCGCCCGGAGGACCGGTGAGCGTGACGACGTCGTCGAGGCGCTGAGCATCTGGGGCCGCCCCCTCGACGAGTGGGTGATCGGCGACGGCCCGTTCGTCGGGGCGGCGGGTCTCGTGGCCACCCTCGACGACATGGCGGCGCTCGTGCGGGCCTCGGCCGACGGCGGCCTGCTCGATCCCTCTCGGCAGCCCCACGCATGGCGGGTGGACGACGGCCTGGCCGTCCACCACGGCGCTCTCATGCGCTGCGGTGCGGTGGTGGCGTGGCGTCCCGCCACAGGGATCGTGGGGGTGGCCAGCGCCGTCGGCGGACGGGCGGCCTTCGCCGACCGAAGGGCGGCGGACGTGCTGGACCAGCTGGCGTCCGCAGCGGCGTCTGAGGAGGGGGAGATGTCATGA
- a CDS encoding 4-hydroxy-3-methylbut-2-enyl diphosphate reductase — translation MTTHVDLGMPPVGGSVLLADPRGYCAGVDRAVITVEKALDLYGAPVYVRKQIVHNKHVVNTLAERGAVFVEELDEVPEGATVVFSAHGVSPMVHEQAAERGLKTIDATCPLVTKVHHEARRFAAEDYRILLIGHAGHEEVEGTAGEAPEHITLVESPDDVDALEFPEGTRLSWLSQTTLSVDETMETVRRLREKFPQLEDPPSDDICYATQNRQVAVKEIAKDADLVIVVGSSNSSNSVRLVEVALEAGASASYRIDDVSELQEEWLDGVETVGVTSGASVPDDLVQDVLTYLAEHGHPDAAAVRTADETLTFALPPELRRDMKAAGKV, via the coding sequence ATGACGACCCACGTGGACCTCGGCATGCCCCCCGTCGGTGGGAGCGTGCTCCTCGCCGACCCGCGCGGCTACTGCGCCGGCGTGGACCGCGCGGTCATCACCGTCGAGAAGGCGCTCGACCTCTACGGGGCGCCGGTGTACGTCCGCAAGCAGATCGTCCACAACAAGCACGTCGTCAACACGCTGGCCGAGCGCGGAGCGGTGTTCGTCGAGGAGCTCGACGAGGTGCCCGAGGGCGCCACGGTCGTGTTCTCCGCCCACGGCGTGTCGCCGATGGTGCACGAGCAGGCCGCCGAGCGCGGTCTCAAGACGATCGACGCCACGTGCCCACTCGTCACCAAGGTCCACCACGAGGCCCGCCGTTTCGCCGCCGAGGACTACCGCATCCTGCTCATCGGACACGCGGGCCACGAGGAGGTCGAGGGCACTGCGGGCGAGGCGCCCGAGCACATCACCCTCGTCGAGAGCCCGGACGACGTCGACGCGCTCGAGTTCCCCGAGGGCACCCGGCTGTCGTGGCTCTCGCAGACCACCCTGAGCGTCGACGAGACGATGGAGACCGTCCGCCGGCTGCGCGAGAAGTTCCCGCAGCTGGAGGACCCGCCGTCCGACGACATCTGCTACGCCACCCAGAACCGCCAGGTCGCGGTCAAGGAGATCGCGAAGGACGCCGACCTCGTCATCGTCGTCGGGTCCTCGAACTCCTCGAACTCGGTGCGCCTGGTCGAGGTCGCGCTCGAGGCGGGCGCGTCGGCGTCCTACCGCATCGACGACGTCAGCGAGCTCCAGGAGGAGTGGCTCGACGGTGTCGAGACCGTCGGCGTGACGTCGGGAGCCTCGGTGCCCGACGACCTGGTCCAGGACGTCCTCACCTACCTCGCCGAGCACGGCCACCCCGACGCGGCCGCCGTGCGCACCGCCGACGAGACCCTCACCTTCGCCCTCCCGCCCGAGCTGCGCCGCGACATGAAGGCCGCCGGCAAGGTCTGA
- the xseA gene encoding exodeoxyribonuclease VII large subunit has protein sequence MALDTTADSPAPLRQVSTLIGQWVGRLGAIWVEAEVAQLTRRPGVCFLVLRDLRATLSIRATCHVSVLDASAAPVTEGARVVVHARPEFYEPNGSLTLQVREIRPAGEGELLAQLERRKQLLAAEGLFDVRLKKPLPFLPGTVGLVTGRASAAERDVLENARLRWPGVRFVVRHALMQGAGSARDVVAAVQELAPQVDVLVVARGGGSLEDLLPFSDESLVRAVHACRVPVVSAIGHEQDTPLLDLVADVRASTPTDAAKRVVPDAAEEQDRLAHARSRLRRAVTTLVDREAHGLAQLRSRPVLAAPHVLVDAQHDALTHLRERADRALRHRLDREHDTVGHHLARVRALSPLATLERGYAVAQTTDGHVLTSVADVPAAFVVRLADGSAHVTTDRTEETPHAD, from the coding sequence ATGGCGCTCGACACGACGGCGGACTCCCCCGCGCCCCTGCGGCAGGTGTCGACGCTGATCGGGCAATGGGTGGGGCGGCTGGGGGCGATCTGGGTCGAGGCCGAGGTGGCGCAGCTGACCCGACGGCCCGGCGTCTGCTTCCTCGTCCTCCGCGACCTGCGGGCCACCCTCTCGATCCGCGCCACCTGCCACGTGTCCGTCCTCGACGCGTCCGCCGCGCCCGTCACCGAGGGCGCGCGGGTGGTCGTGCACGCGCGGCCGGAGTTCTACGAGCCGAACGGCTCGCTCACCCTGCAGGTGCGCGAGATCCGACCCGCCGGCGAGGGCGAGCTGCTCGCCCAGCTCGAGCGACGCAAGCAGCTGCTCGCCGCCGAGGGGCTCTTCGACGTCCGGCTCAAGAAGCCGCTGCCGTTCCTGCCCGGCACCGTCGGGCTGGTCACCGGACGCGCCTCGGCCGCCGAGCGCGACGTGCTCGAGAACGCCCGCCTGCGGTGGCCGGGCGTCCGGTTCGTCGTCCGGCACGCCCTCATGCAGGGGGCCGGCTCGGCGCGCGACGTCGTGGCCGCCGTGCAGGAGCTCGCGCCCCAGGTCGACGTGCTCGTCGTGGCCCGCGGCGGAGGGTCGCTGGAGGACCTCCTGCCGTTCTCCGACGAGTCGCTCGTGCGCGCGGTGCACGCCTGCCGGGTGCCCGTGGTCAGCGCCATCGGCCACGAGCAGGACACGCCCTTGCTCGACCTCGTCGCCGACGTCCGCGCCTCCACGCCCACCGACGCCGCCAAGCGCGTGGTCCCCGACGCCGCCGAGGAGCAGGACCGGCTCGCCCACGCCCGCTCGCGGCTGCGTCGGGCGGTCACGACCCTCGTCGACCGCGAGGCGCACGGGCTGGCGCAGCTGCGCTCACGCCCCGTCCTCGCCGCGCCGCACGTGCTCGTGGACGCGCAGCACGACGCGCTCACCCACCTGCGCGAGCGCGCCGACCGCGCCCTGCGGCACCGGCTCGACCGTGAGCACGACACCGTCGGGCACCACCTCGCGCGCGTGCGGGCGCTGTCGCCGCTCGCCACCCTCGAGCGCGGCTACGCGGTCGCGCAGACCACCGACGGGCACGTGCTCACCTCCGTGGCCGACGTGCCCGCCGCCTTCGTGGTGCGCCTCGCCGACGGCAGCGCCCACGTCACGACCGACCGCACCGAGGAGACCCCGCATGCCGACTGA
- a CDS encoding exodeoxyribonuclease VII small subunit has product MPTEPEPDTTLDLSYEQAREELVSVVQRLETGGVGLEESLALWERGEQLATVCQRWLDGARERLDRAARGDDEAQDSDAT; this is encoded by the coding sequence ATGCCGACTGAGCCCGAGCCCGACACCACCCTCGACCTCTCCTACGAGCAGGCTCGCGAGGAGCTGGTGTCCGTGGTGCAGCGCCTCGAGACCGGCGGCGTCGGCCTCGAGGAGTCGCTCGCGCTCTGGGAGCGCGGCGAGCAGCTCGCCACCGTGTGCCAGCGCTGGCTCGACGGCGCGCGCGAGCGCCTCGACCGCGCCGCCCGCGGTGACGACGAGGCTCAGGACAGCGACGCGACGTAG